From Mya arenaria isolate MELC-2E11 chromosome 12, ASM2691426v1, the proteins below share one genomic window:
- the LOC128211915 gene encoding uncharacterized protein LOC128211915 — MSHLAVRLHADVEECFIVSAKNPNVLGSDKGKAYFCEDFKFCQKAFSRHICNYRALKCFKMKPTLMLVLSGKKHVEISRPNVSFAQHSRPTDGNRSSQSVVQVKIKKVSDNVKVNTKRTNIEDQIKESPSLLLGKALPPEGTPRKANADEPVVPVTPASNDDDNDSWSNSDDKFKKELENKLPDMSAFIGRTPIKLDQDAKRSVKSLSKCGSALQKITEACQEPAIKKHNEECGVRSYVSARKNERATNSSVIAGTSDECKQGANSNSVEIQSFTCVVKSCLREFIARWRLLKHYQSHTETKRITCRECDENLKAAPPQSSIVEQPTHTLRNCDRNIRADNSLKISKGS; from the exons ATGTCACATTTA GCGGTTAGATTACATGCCGACGTGGAGGAGTGTTTCATCGTGAGTGCAAAGAACCCAAACGTTCTGGGCTCCGACAAAGGGAAAGCTTACTTCTGCGAGGATTTCAAGTTTTGTCAGAAAGCATTCTCTCGCCACATTTGTAATTATCGGGCTTTGAAGTGTTTTAAA ATGAAACCAACCTTGATGCTAGTACTGTCGGGAAAAAAACACGTAGAAATAAGCAGACCTAACGTCTCGTTTGCTCAACATTCCAGACCAACTGACGGAAACAGATCAAGTCAATCCGTAGTACAAGTGAAAATTAAAAAGGTTTCGGATAATGTGAAAGTGAACACTAAAAGGACCAATATAGAAGACCAAATTAAGGAATCGCCTTCGCTCCTTCTTGGAAAAGCTTTACCACCCGAGGGGACTCCAAGAAAGGCAAATGCCGATGAGCCTGTCGTACCTGTAACCCCCGCCtctaatgatgatgataatgacagTTGGTCTAATTCAGAtgacaagtttaaaaaagagtTGGAAAATAAGTTACCCGACATGAGTGCCTTTATCGGAAGGACTCCGATAAAACTAGATCAAGACGCCAAGCGGTCAGTGAAGTCCCTGTCAAAATGCGGGTCAGCTCTACAAAAGATAACGGAAGCGTGTCAAGAGCCAGCCATAAAGAAACACAATGAAGAATGTGGTGTACGGTCATACGTTAGCGCAAGAAAAAACGAGAGGGCGACAAACTCAAGTGTTATTGCAGGGACATCTGATGAGTGTAAACAGGGAGCTAATTCAAACTCTGTAGAAATCCAATCATTTACATGCGTTGTGAAAAGTTGTTTGAGAGAATTTATCGCCCGTTGGCggttattaaaacattatcaaagtcATACCGAGACGAAACGAATCACATGCAGAGAGTGCGATGAAAATTTAAAAGCAGCACCACCGCAATCAAGCATTGTAGAACAGCCCACCCATACATTGAGAAACTGCGACCGCAATATCCGAGCCGACAACAGCTTGAAGATCTCGAAAGGGAGTTAA
- the LOC128211158 gene encoding uncharacterized protein LOC128211158 has protein sequence MNSNNLQRVNPCITFCKPRFANVIVKAENTEVFTMKNFVRRVIRAQLEHLTSLLSMEGEECFIITACIVDGSSHLFGSTKGVEYIQNYFKGVVEEILPYLMTPICIEWVDYMQ, from the exons ATGAATAGTAATAACCTACAG CGTGTGAATCCGTGTATCACTTTTTGTAAACCCCGTTTTGCAAATGTTATCGTAAAAGCCGAAAACACAG AAGTGTTCACTATGAAGAACTTCGTTCGCAGGGTCATTCGGGCGCAGTTGGAACACTTG ACGTCACTGCTGAGTATGGAGGGGGAAGAGTGTTTTATTATCACTGCTTGTATAGTCGATGGAAGTTCCCATTTATTTGGCTCAACCAAGGGAGTTGAATACATACAGAACTACTTTAAAGGCGTGGTGGAGGAGATTTTACCCTATTTAA tgACGCCAATATGTATTGAATGGGTTGACTATATGCAATGA